One genomic region from Terasakiella sp. SH-1 encodes:
- a CDS encoding TRAP transporter large permease subunit, with protein sequence MEIAEILCIAMFVVTCGFLMLGFPVAFTLAGTSIFFAAMGVATDVFSWSLFGALPSRIFGNAMTNEVLIAVPLFIFMGVMLERSKVAEELLDSMGMLFGSLRGGLGISVSIVGALLAASTGIVGATVVTMGLLSLPTMLKRGYNPSLACGSICAAGTLGQIIPPSIVLVLLGDQISNAYSDAQRSLGNFSPEPVSVGDLFAGALIPGLGLVGMYIAYQLIVAWFKPETSPPIPQEELNVEGLGKRIAHALIPPIILIVAVLGSILAGVATPTEAAAVGSVGALLLAGLRLDESHGIPFYGAGLALVVMLILTNTMDLRLGMSETSAANMFGIGLASVCCAILAFGVLMAAKRVWDAKILQEVCASTMDITSMVFVILIGASVFSLVFRGLGGDDMVHEMLSELPGGVVGAMIVVMAVMFVLGFFLDFIEITFVVVPIVAPVLLMMDLNPVWLGVMMAMNLQTSFLTPPFGFALFYLRGVAPKEVSTMQIYKGVIPFIVIQVIGLLLLSFFPGLATWLPSVIFG encoded by the coding sequence ATGGAAATTGCTGAAATTCTTTGTATTGCCATGTTTGTGGTGACTTGTGGCTTCTTGATGTTGGGCTTCCCTGTTGCCTTTACCTTGGCGGGAACCAGTATTTTCTTTGCCGCCATGGGGGTGGCCACTGATGTGTTTAGCTGGTCCCTGTTTGGTGCCCTGCCCTCACGTATTTTTGGTAATGCCATGACCAATGAGGTCCTGATTGCTGTTCCCCTCTTTATTTTCATGGGGGTAATGCTGGAACGTTCCAAGGTGGCAGAAGAACTGCTTGATAGTATGGGCATGTTGTTTGGTTCCTTGCGCGGTGGTTTGGGTATTTCTGTATCTATCGTGGGCGCGTTGCTGGCGGCTTCGACCGGGATTGTTGGGGCGACAGTGGTGACGATGGGATTGTTGTCTTTGCCGACTATGTTGAAACGTGGCTATAACCCGTCCCTTGCCTGTGGGTCTATCTGTGCAGCCGGGACATTGGGACAAATTATTCCGCCATCTATCGTTCTTGTTCTTCTAGGTGATCAGATTTCCAATGCCTATTCTGATGCGCAACGCTCGCTTGGAAATTTCTCCCCGGAACCGGTTTCTGTGGGCGACTTGTTTGCAGGTGCCTTGATCCCAGGGCTTGGTTTGGTGGGCATGTATATTGCCTATCAGCTGATTGTGGCCTGGTTTAAGCCGGAAACATCCCCGCCGATCCCGCAAGAAGAGTTAAATGTGGAAGGGCTCGGAAAACGTATTGCCCATGCTTTGATCCCGCCGATTATTCTGATTGTAGCGGTGCTAGGCTCCATTCTCGCAGGTGTTGCCACCCCGACAGAAGCGGCTGCTGTTGGCTCTGTTGGTGCATTGTTGCTGGCAGGTTTGCGTCTTGATGAAAGCCACGGTATCCCATTTTATGGTGCTGGCTTGGCGCTGGTGGTGATGTTGATCTTGACCAATACGATGGACTTGCGCTTGGGAATGAGTGAAACCAGTGCGGCCAATATGTTTGGTATCGGGCTGGCGTCGGTTTGTTGTGCCATCCTCGCCTTTGGTGTGTTGATGGCGGCCAAACGGGTGTGGGATGCCAAAATCCTGCAAGAAGTATGTGCTTCGACCATGGATATCACTTCTATGGTATTTGTGATCTTGATTGGTGCCTCTGTCTTCTCCCTCGTGTTCCGTGGGCTTGGCGGAGATGATATGGTTCATGAAATGCTTAGCGAGCTACCCGGTGGTGTCGTTGGGGCCATGATCGTGGTGATGGCCGTGATGTTCGTTCTCGGCTTCTTCCTTGATTTTATCGAGATTACTTTTGTCGTTGTGCCGATTGTTGCCCCGGTCCTGTTAATGATGGATTTGAATCCGGTCTGGTTGGGGGTGATGATGGCGATGAACCTGCAAACATCGTTTTTGACACCGCCCTTTGGTTTTGCCTTGTTCTACCTGCGTGGCGTGGCCCCGAAAGAGGTCTCCACCATGCAGATTTATAAAGGCGTGATCCCCTTCATCGTTATTCAGGTGATTGGCCTGTTGCTTCTGTCCTTCTTCCCAGGGCTGGCAACTTGGTTGCCAAGCGTGATCTTTGGATAA
- a CDS encoding TRAP transporter small permease subunit, producing the protein MGSLSTLMRFIDGLNQTIGRTVAWLAVIMVITQFSVVVMRYVFGIGSIMMQESVVYMHSFLFMIGAGYTLLHNGHVRVDVFYREAGVRKKAVIDIFGVVFLLLPVCFLIGDSSWKYVYQSWSILEGSKETSGIHAVYLLKSVILVFCVLLSLQGIALALRSFLILKGALVPEEDHDVHEVP; encoded by the coding sequence TTGGGGTCACTTTCGACTTTGATGCGCTTTATTGACGGGTTGAACCAGACGATTGGCCGAACAGTCGCCTGGCTGGCGGTGATCATGGTGATCACGCAGTTTTCCGTTGTGGTGATGCGCTATGTTTTCGGCATCGGTTCGATTATGATGCAGGAATCTGTCGTCTATATGCATTCATTTTTATTTATGATCGGTGCAGGCTATACATTACTGCACAATGGGCATGTACGCGTGGATGTTTTCTATCGTGAAGCCGGGGTGCGTAAAAAAGCAGTCATTGATATTTTCGGTGTTGTTTTCTTGCTTTTACCTGTTTGTTTCCTGATTGGGGATTCATCCTGGAAATATGTTTATCAATCCTGGTCAATCCTTGAAGGGTCCAAGGAAACCAGCGGGATTCATGCTGTTTATCTTCTGAAATCCGTTATTTTGGTTTTCTGTGTTCTCTTGAGTTTGCAAGGGATTGCCCTGGCATTGCGTTCTTTCCTGATTTTAAAAGGGGCGCTGGTGCCAGAAGAAGACCATGACGTACATGAGGTGCCTTAA